The Canis aureus isolate CA01 chromosome 24, VMU_Caureus_v.1.0, whole genome shotgun sequence genome includes a window with the following:
- the ARL4C gene encoding ADP-ribosylation factor-like protein 4C — translation MGNISSNISAFQSLHIVMLGLDSAGKTTVLYRLKFNEFVNTVPTIGFNTEKIKLSNGTAKGISCHFWDVGGQEKLRPLWKSYSRCTDGIIYVVDSVDVDRLEEAKTELHKVTKFAENQGTPLLVIANKQDLPKSLPVAEIEKQLALHELIPATTYHVQPACAIIGEGLTEGMDKLYEMILKRRKSLKQKKKR, via the coding sequence ATGGGCAACATCTCCTCCAACATCTCGGCCTTCCAGTCCCTGCACATCGTCATGCTGGGCTTGGACTCGGCCGGCAAGACCACGGTGCTCTACCGGCTCAAGTTCAACGAGTTCGTGAACACGGTGCCCACCATCGGCTTCAACACGGAGAAGATCAAGCTGAGCAACGGCACGGCCAAGGGCATCAGCTGCCACTTCTGGGACGTGGGCGGCCAGGAGAAGCTGCGGCCGCTCTGGAAGTCCTACAGCCGCTGCACGGACGGCATCATCTACGTGGTGGACTCGGTGGACGTGGACCGGCTGGAGGAGGCCAAGACCGAGCTGCACAAGGTGACCAAGTTCGCCGAGAACCAGGGCACGCCGCTGCTGGTCATCGCCAACAAGCAGGACCTCCCCAAGTCGCTGCCGGTGGCCGAGAtcgagaagcagctggcgctgcACGAGCTCATCCCGGCCACCACCTACCACGTCCAGCCGGCGTGCGCCATCATCGGCGAGGGCCTCACCGAGGGCATGGACAAGCTCTATGAGATGATCCTGAAGCGCAGGAAGTCCCTCAAGCAGAAGAAGAAGCGGTAA